AGTGCCGTCATAAAGCAAACTGTGCATACCTGAATGCACCTTTCAAATATTTGCACGAGGAACCCGCAGGTAATCATCGTTCAGAACCGCACGATGCGAATTAATAGCAGCCAGTTCTAATTGATGACGGCGAATTCTGGTAATTTTTCTTGGAATGCTATTGGTATCCCAAGTATGAAGCGTGTTGTATCACTGTCTATATAGAAAATGAGAATTATTGACTATTACTTCTGATTCATCAATTTAGTACGTCAGTGATTGAAATACGTATGATGAATCTCAGTTACAAGCGAATTAAATGGATAATAGGAAACATTCgataatagttataataaattgtgaTTTATAACTTACTGTTTCGTAAATGTCATTAAATGTCATTATTAGAAAATAGCTGATTGCGTCTTCGTTATTCATTAATACACTATTATGGAGTTTGCTACTAGTTTAATATTACTAGTGTGATATAAATGAACGACTAATAAAAGAAAAGATTTATGTTCATATATAGTATTATCCCTTTACTATGTTTAAATTATACCTCCCAGATGTTATGTCTTTTATTAATCAATAACAAGAAACACGTGCTCCAAACTTAATCTCTCGATAATGTAATAGAATGTCGATTAACTAACTGTGCATAcgaattacatttatattttggTAACAATTTAAGTCCCCATCAAATTTTAAACGAGAAAGAAAGTATGTTTTTACTTGTAAAGAGATGGTAgaaaaagtgaaataaataaataaaataaactaaagaactaaaataaactaaatgaaaataggaataaataaaaaactaaaaGATCAGTAAATATGAATGCTGGCGTCAAAATCGTTGTCAATACGCTTGCGCGTCATTTGGTTATCGCGCATGCGTggttgaattaaaaataattcgaaTCTCGATTCGAATTGCTTTTGCACGTtacttcaaaaaaaaaaagaaaaaaaaacactaTATACGTTATGTTTTACATGTATAACAAATGAAACAGAAGTATCAACATTTAAGTATTTTTTAGAGatcgattatttattttacGATAAACTTTATTCAATCACGCAATGTGGCTGACTTTAGGTTTTCCATCACCATACATTTTTTACTATACAccatttatatgtatacacggTGGGTAAAATATACGAACAGAGGAAAGACAAATCAGGGCgaatatatttgataatttgtagaCTTCGGAATTTGTAATCCGAGAGTgtccaaatttgaaagtttggcgTTTGTGACATAAGAGCGTATAAATGTTGGCTAGGTACGAAGATTAAATTACAGAACAATCGATTTGTTTTTACATGGAACAATTTTAACCTAACTATAGAAAACCTAGAAAGCAGATTTGTTTTACTTTTAGTGatctaaaatattaatgtaaattatgtataaattaatttaacattcgGATAACGTGGTTGAAtcttatttattgtaaattaatcaTACTAACAAGTACAGTATAAAGTAATGCATCAGATCCACTCTTAAACTattcaatattgaaatttctgatGACTATTCACATAAAAAGAAATGataacattactatacttactatgtACAAAAATGGTTTTAGgcatttacatttttaacaattaatGCTATTATTAAGTACATTTTATAGCTCCTCTGAAATTACTATTAAATCCTACACATAAACAGACTCAAAAGCCTATCATCAAAGTGTTTGATATAATCATGAAAACATATTAatcatgaaaatttgtaatattatgtcAATATactacttaaaattaatttatactttttacAGGAATAAATATGCCTTTTACTagcaattaaatatattttaaatgtatatataagcTTCTGTATATATGAACAAAAACATTCTACGTATCATTCTACTTGTATTGTACAATTAGAactttttacaacttttttataACTTTGGCAAATAAAAACGCTCTTTTTCCgtaattacatattaatattaacgtttGAAGCATGTAGTGCGAAAATTCTACTTTTATACATATCCAACTATAATAAATCATTTCAAATGTCAATgccaataaaaaattaagtaatttgagGAAATAGATATATCTGCTTACAATGATTCTTCTAGTACTGTATTTAATAGTctatatataattgtatgtacagcattattgtttaatttgatacctattttcttttctgtttataatttatataatttaatttccgtttgtgttattaatatacataaagTATATTAATGCATAATACATGATATATGacatgaaatatatgaaatgtaATTGCTTCATTTTTGTGTACATTCAcgattttctttcaatttaaatagcaataaacaattacattaataataaatgatcATAGTAGCAACATACACATATCACCATATGATTATTTTACTTGCAGGGATGTGTATAACATTAATACCATTTCAAACATTGTAATTACACAATGATAAATAcctaatattcaatatttaaataatgatgTATAATCTGTCCTATAATTGTAaccaaaatttaataaagttataaataaaaatatacagcaggctgtttacaaaattattaataaaattaatatagaaataatataCTTAGTTTAGATACAATCTTAAAAATcacttatttatatattttattatttataacctatctaatgaattattgcactgtcataaattaaaattataaaaaatcctTCAATGTTTAAAATCGAAAATTCCTttctttgtttaaaaaatgaatgagAGTATTAGgagataaatataattaatgaaaGAAATTATTGATTATGTGTAAAAAAAAGGAATTATATATTCGATCACCACAATTGAAGTAATATGTAATTAGTGTACTTAATTGAATCTAATTTTACATggcacaataattaataatattttcttgcGCATGTACAAGCTCcgttaaatattcattaaacaTTTATACATGCACCCATATCCTATTCGTTGCATcacatttgcatattttatgCATTACTATTTATAAGAACATAGATTTTCAACTgcgtttttaaaaaaattgcatttttgtgtACGCGTATTTCCTGTTTCATTTTCTTTGGTCGTCTAAACAGACTTTGGTTACTTTATCCATACGTTGCACAATCGCAAACCTATTATTAGTTTCATACGATGAAACTAATACCAAAAAACATCCTTTGTACAAGGAAAACGCAGTAGAAAAACATAAATACGTAATTGGAAATATTAGAAGTCATATTCCGATATTTAAAATCAACTCGAATATTTCTATCTTGGAGTTTCTTTTGTTCGCTACTAATGCTAAGGATATCAAGTaccatgaatttataaatattttcgaaaACAATTTTACTGCAATTCCATCTCTATTAGTCATCTCCTTGGTTCAGATGCATATGCAGTAATGGTACTGTCAACGCATCCAGCTGCTAGAATCACACGATAGGggtgaaaatttaaacaacttACAGGACTAATACGGGTAGCCATAAATCCTTCGTGGAATTTTATGGTATTTAGATGTTGACCCATAGTGTTATAAATACTTATACAATGATTTGTTGACCCACTGAAACATGAATTAGTAACTTTAGACTTTAGAattacttcaaataaaaatgtatgctatttctttttatttcaataacatACTAGTGAAATTTACTTAACTTATAAAACTTACCATGCAAAAATATCTGCCATTTCATGCGCTGCCAATGCCGTTATACCTTGCGTTATTTGCACCGTGCTTATAGAAGAATTTTTCCTAAGATCAAATATTCTAATATCTCCTGAAGATGATCCGGTAAACAATTGTGGTGCAGATCTGTCAAATTTCCTGAGAGATGTACTTAATACCCATGCTGTATGCTCTCTCCAAATCATGACTCTTGATTCTAATGGAGGTAATCTTCTATCGAATAAGCGAACAGAACCATCTCCGCAACCTACTGCCATCATTACACCTGCATACAATAATAAACacaacattttataatatatataaaagtataattaatttGGTATTATCAACTTGATTTATATGAATACGAAACAAAGAGCTAACCTGTACCGTCAACATCAATGCACGTAGCACAACAATCAGCACCTGTCGGTATATCTTGTTTTTTCAATTCAGTCTCTGCGTCCCATAGTCTAACAAACCGCACATCACCTGTTACTGCTAATGTAAGGGATCTCTGTTCCCATTTTGTAACTAATCCAGCTGTTGTAAGAAACCATATTGATTAAATTATAGAAAACAATTCTGATGCAATGGTGTTTCACTACATGGTTTTAAACTGAACtgtaggggggggggggggggggggcaaaTGAAAGGGGACTTATGTAATAACTGATAATGTCATTTAGTTAATTGTGTATCTCCCGATTCCTAAACCTCTATATTGTAGGGagttatattgcataaatgCGCTGTGAGCAACGTAATTTCTTGTTTAATCAAAACACTCACCAGTCGTGGTTTTCGTTGTTGGCTGTATATCAGCCAATGCTTGCCAAGCGGTAAGTAAAACTGGATCACGATTCAACATACTACTATAATTCTTCCAAACTCTAACAGAACCATCATCAGATCCCGTCATCAATAAAGATACATCGTGAGCATTGATAAATTCCAAAGCTGTGATACGCGACATTTTATTACCGCGGCTTGCACAGTAAGTCAATTTTGCACCAGTCTGACAATCCCATACACTgtaagtaaataataattttaattgttgttttattacaatattatatcacatatataatatatgttcaAGATGAAATACCCAAAACAATCTTTTAATGCCACAACCAGATGAGGTTCAAAAGGATGAAACATTAAAACTTCTGGAGAGTGTGGACATCTTGCATGAAACACTTGCGACTCCACTTTACTTTGTACTGATCGTAATTGTTCTTCTCTTGTTTCTCGtctttgttttttatttcttaaataccTGAATATCCAAAGTTTTACGTTTTCTTcaaagaattaatataaaattttgatgtaaaataatttatcacATAATTCTTACCGCCATTCTCTTTCATAATGGGCTCTACTTTCCATATCACTCATTGATTCTATCTCATTTTCTAAACTAACAGAAGGTTGAGCAAATTGAGCACAACTCCATTCAACAAATTGCGAAGTTATCAATGGTGTTTTAATACCAGCAACTTCGTCAGCTTCTTCCGATATCTGTAATGCAGCAATGTTCAAGTAGAAAACGAAAATCTTTTAGTGCTTTTAAATGGCTATTTCAAAATAACTATTCTTACAGTATTAGGAATTGGCTTTCTTGAACGATTGTTATGCGATGGTATTCTTGAGGAACGCAATAAATCTGACCCAGAATTTACTGTCGGCGGAGATTCTCCTTTGCTATTGCTTCAATGTACAGATATAAATCATTAGAAACGTTAtacacaaaaatattcaaataataacTAACCTTAAGTATGTAGTGCGATTTGAAGGTGAAGGTGGAAGAGATAATGATGAagatatttttgtttcaattacTTCTTTGGGCGCAGATGATTCTTTAACCtacgataaaaaatattatctatACCATAGAAACGAAATCTTCAATAGAACACGATAAAAAGAACGTAtgagtatttaaatattattaacaaattatatttaccTGATTTCGAATATGATTAGTGACCTTTTGTGACATTGTGGCAACCGCGGGATGAGGATCATTGTCAAGATTACATAATCCATGCCATAATTTCATGTATATGCTACCATAAGAAAGGCTTGGTAGATTTCCAAGAGAGCTGTGCCCTAAAAATAATGAACcacatttatttacattttgtatttaacGGAAAAGATGACTTGTGACGATAAGGTGCTTGTAGGCAACAGAAACAGTGATATCAGTGATATATTTAgctttatacaaaaattaaggATGAACTATGTACGAACATGCAATGGAATTTCCAATCATTATTACCAAGTGACTCGCAAGGTTTCCTCACGAACTCCCAATTATTTCCTGGTACACGAATGAAACAATACAAGGAGCTGTTATCCAAACATCCGACAACGGAGCTAGTAACGCTAACTGGATGCAACATATTTTATCACTTACCTAAACTACTAATGGAGGACGACGATGACACTCTTTTGATACGATCTTGAGTGAACCCATCTGTACTGTCCACACTATAGGTGTTGTTAGGAGAAAGCATCTTTAATCTGTCTCTAGAACTAATACGCCTCATTCCACTAAATGGTGATAACGTTTCCACTACGAGATCTTTTCGGCTATTTTCTTCGGCCAAAGCTAAAGTGACAAACGAATTTTCAAAATGCAAAACCATCCATTGAAGTGCTACTACTAATTCCTGTAAAATAAATCATATATTGTTTGCGTTAGAATAAAGAGAACGTGTAAGTTTCACTGTATATCATTATACATCATAATTAACTTACATACTTTTCTAACTAAAGGGCACATGTCATGCGAAACAGTATTAATAAGTGTCATAGCAATAATTTGATCAATATTATTTGCATGTTCGCTTCGAGTTGTCACACTGTTTATAAATGTGCCCAAAGCATAAACACTAGCTGCTCGGACCTACGCAATTTGATACTTTCTTAAATGcactattatttattgttattaatatcggtaaataaaaaaaattggttTGTACCTCAGGAACTGGATCttgtaataatgtaaataacTTTTCATGAGCAATATCTCTAACTCCACACCACCTTGCTTTATCATAATTGTGCCAAAGTCTCGCAAGACATAAACATAGCCACTGTCTTAATAAAGCGTTTGAATCTCCAAGTTGTTCTAAGCAAATTGAAACAAGGCTACCATGGTTAGCTGCTATTTGACCTGGTCGATAATCATTTACAATACTGGCCAAAACGAATGCTGCTAACGTCCTTTGTTCACTCTGCAAGTAATAAAAATGAcaccaaaataataaaataaaatcacattcaaaGAACGAAATGTTAAGCTCTTTAATCAATGACGTATCTAATTGTATTACCGGTATCGAAGTATCCTGAAGAacggataaaaaatatttgtgcccGCCATCTCGTACAAGATCTGCTTGGCATGTCTGAAATACATAAAACactatgaataattaaaatattgtatacataAATCAAATATCTTTGAATGTTAAACGTTACAACTCACACTGTCAACTGCAAGAATTTTTGCCCAAATAAAAACGAGCAATGGGCGCAATTCTCTAGCATTACTTTGAAGTAATTTTAGGACATACGGGAAAATGCCTACGCTAAGAGCCAAGTTCACTGCCCATGGACCAAGATCAAGAAAACATCCTAATAATTCTAATGCTCTTAATCTATGAACTTGACTAAGCAACACTTGAAGTACTATTGGCAGCTGTTCTGGAGGGTTACGATTTTTAGAACCTAAGGTCAGCCATACTTGAAAGGCTGTAAGTTGCTCTTCAAAAAATGGCGAATGTACAAATTGATCTTCATTTTCAAGAATAGATGGCAACTGTGCTAAGCAAAGATCAAGTGCCAAATCCCATGCTTGCCACATAGGGTGCTAAATCAatgtaacaaattaatatatcaatgatgaatcaataataaatgtaataataaaaaatattcaccTGATAAGTAGGTGGTAGTTTTGGACAAGAAACTGGAGTACAGTCATATGATCGAAGTATCCGTTCAGCaagtaaaaaatttcgaaacaaaCTAGCAACTAATAAATCTTGTCTAAATAATCTTTGgaataaatctgtaaattaaacACGTTTATTACATATAATTTGTTTTATGCTATGAAATGTGGAAGTATACCTCTTGGTAAAGTGTTCCATGCGATTGTGTCAGTAATTGCTGTAAATATCCAATTAAGTTCACCCAGCATTGTTCTCCTATCAGTCAGCTGtcctggaattctgaaatttatttaCCACAACTCCAATAGTTTATTTGCTTTgtcaaaaaaagtattaattaaagatttattataaatagaagATAACTCGTAAGAAATAATGCACTTAAATATCTTTGTTAGATTTAAAGATgagtttaaatttataatctaattattatatttgatctATTGAACAATGCAGcaacttttccaattttaaatttaacaatgataTTTAAGCAGCTTGCTTTTCATGATTCATCCTGTATATATCTTAAATATTCTTACTTGTCAATCAAATCTAATGATATTTTTGGTACCAATTTGGATGTATTTTGCATTACAAACCTAAAAATAAAGACAGACCAAATTATAATACACAGATAATttgtttgtaaaaaatttaattgtttttcTTACCATCGTAACGCAATTTTAATTGGAGTTGTAAGACATGATGTAAATATGTCCGCTGGTAAATCTGGATTCATAGGCAAAATCTGATTAGCTGCACATGCTGCCAattgaatacaatttttataagatGGTGCTGTTGCACCTACAACTCCAGTGGCACGATTCTGCTGAACTGCCTGTTTTTCCATCTGTGAAGTGACATTTCCAATGTGCTTATATGTAACTTATACTTTTCACCTATACTATAATTTTGGTACCTCATATTCTTTTTCATGTTGTTCTGCAAATTGTTGAAAAGACTCCACAATAATACCTGCATTTGAACAATCATATACATAGATGCTAGGTGCACCCATCCACGTCTGCAAATCATATACAGACAAAGGAATATATTGTGTATAAGTCtgtaacaataatttgaaattaaacagaaatatttatcaaattactaCTTACAGTAATCAGAATATTCAGAACTAACCCTATTAAATACCCATATTTCACCATTACTGGTGGGCTTAGGAACACCATGACCATTATAATGAAACAGAACTCTTTCCTCTTTTGCATTTCGCCTTAAAGAAGTACATAACTTTTTAACTTCCTCCACAGTAGGATCTAAACTCTGTTTATAACGAGCTCGTGGTTGCCATCGCTCGTACTGCTTTTGTAAATTAGAACCTATAGTTTCTAAAGCCTTCTGTGGACTTACTGATAAAGGATCTGTAAAATAAGCAAGATTCTTCTATCAATTAGAGCAACTGTATCAATGATTCATAGTCTTCTCATATAGGCATATACCAATAGTGGAGGattatcaagttatattaaAGATTTAAAACAGTGTAAATACAATACATAGGCAAAATcattaagtaattaaaaattatacaagagaatataacaattttattactgaGATAGATATCCAGCTGATCTTTTGTAAAAAGGTATattatataatgaattataataattaaaaactatattctataataaattataaaatgcaaaTCCTCTTATATTATATAGAAAAGAGTATATATCTTACTGATAGAAAAGGTATACAtagatttaaatatcaaaataaagtaAACTAACTGAAGAAGTAGGTATTAATAGGTTAATATTCTTATTCATTTCATTCTCAAAAACATCCTAATTCACATAGTGCATTCCAAAGTTTTGGCTAATGTAactaataataaacaaaatacgagtgcatatttaatttaataataaataaagcgcCACCTAGTAGCTACCTGTAAGTATATTTACTTAGAAATTATTGTTAtgcacataacctaaaaatcgattatataatgataattgcaatgaaaaattatgaaagtatAAATAAACAAGAATAAATACCGATCCAACATTCGAGACGTGCACATGGTTGCGTCTTGACAATGTCAGGTGGGTCCACGCCAACGTTTAAACATAAAACCAGAGCCACACTCACGGTTT
Above is a genomic segment from Megachile rotundata isolate GNS110a chromosome 15, iyMegRotu1, whole genome shotgun sequence containing:
- the raptor gene encoding regulatory associated protein of MTOR complex 1 isoform X1, which codes for MSVIASKPCHEEENSKLTEEDDWKMQMAFCKLRHTSSIEGVNCITQTWRMKERMKTVSVALVLCLNVGVDPPDIVKTQPCARLECWIDPLSVSPQKALETIGSNLQKQYERWQPRARYKQSLDPTVEEVKKLCTSLRRNAKEERVLFHYNGHGVPKPTSNGEIWVFNRTYTQYIPLSVYDLQTWMGAPSIYVYDCSNAGIIVESFQQFAEQHEKEYEMEKQAVQQNRATGVVGATAPSYKNCIQLAACAANQILPMNPDLPADIFTSCLTTPIKIALRWFVMQNTSKLVPKISLDLIDKIPGQLTDRRTMLGELNWIFTAITDTIAWNTLPRDLFQRLFRQDLLVASLFRNFLLAERILRSYDCTPVSCPKLPPTYQHPMWQAWDLALDLCLAQLPSILENEDQFVHSPFFEEQLTAFQVWLTLGSKNRNPPEQLPIVLQVLLSQVHRLRALELLGCFLDLGPWAVNLALSVGIFPYVLKLLQSNARELRPLLVFIWAKILAVDSTCQADLVRDGGHKYFLSVLQDTSIPSEQRTLAAFVLASIVNDYRPGQIAANHGSLVSICLEQLGDSNALLRQWLCLCLARLWHNYDKARWCGVRDIAHEKLFTLLQDPVPEVRAASVYALGTFINSVTTRSEHANNIDQIIAMTLINTVSHDMCPLVRKELVVALQWMVLHFENSFVTLALAEENSRKDLVVETLSPFSGMRRISSRDRLKMLSPNNTYSVDSTDGFTQDRIKRVSSSSSISSLGNNWEFVRKPCESLGHSSLGNLPSLSYGSIYMKLWHGLCNLDNDPHPAVATMSQKVTNHIRNQVKESSAPKEVIETKISSSLSLPPSPSNRTTYLSNSKGESPPTVNSGSDLLRSSRIPSHNNRSRKPIPNTISEEADEVAGIKTPLITSQFVEWSCAQFAQPSVSLENEIESMSDMESRAHYEREWRYLRNKKQRRETREEQLRSVQSKVESQVFHARCPHSPEVLMFHPFEPHLVVALKDCFGVWDCQTGAKLTYCASRGNKMSRITALEFINAHDVSLLMTGSDDGSVRVWKNYSSMLNRDPVLLTAWQALADIQPTTKTTTAGLVTKWEQRSLTLAVTGDVRFVRLWDAETELKKQDIPTGADCCATCIDVDGTGVMMAVGCGDGSVRLFDRRLPPLESRVMIWREHTAWVLSTSLRKFDRSAPQLFTGSSSGDIRIFDLRKNSSISTVQITQGITALAAHEMADIFACGSTNHCISIYNTMGQHLNTIKFHEGFMATRISPVSCLNFHPYRVILAAGCVDSTITAYASEPRR
- the raptor gene encoding regulatory associated protein of MTOR complex 1 isoform X2, yielding MSVIASKPCHEEENSKLTEEDDWKMQMAFCKLRHTSSIEGVNCITQTWRMKERMKTVSVALVLCLNVGVDPPDIVKTQPCARLECWIDPLSVSPQKALETIGSNLQKQYERWQPRARYKQSLDPTVEEVKKLCTSLRRNAKEERVLFHYNGHGVPKPTSNGEIWVFNRTYTQYIPLSVYDLQTWMGAPSIYVYDCSNAGIIVESFQQFAEQHEKEYEMEKQAVQQNRATGVVGATAPSYKNCIQLAACAANQILPMNPDLPADIFTSCLTTPIKIALRWFVMQNTSKLVPKISLDLIDKIPGQLTDRRTMLGELNWIFTAITDTIAWNTLPRDLFQRLFRQDLLVASLFRNFLLAERILRSYDCTPVSCPKLPPTYQHPMWQAWDLALDLCLAQLPSILENEDQFVHSPFFEEQLTAFQVWLTLGSKNRNPPEQLPIVLQVLLSQVHRLRALELLGCFLDLGPWAVNLALSVGIFPYVLKLLQSNARELRPLLVFIWAKILAVDSTCQADLVRDGGHKYFLSVLQDTSIPSEQRTLAAFVLASIVNDYRPGQIAANHGSLVSICLEQLGDSNALLRQWLCLCLARLWHNYDKARWCGVRDIAHEKLFTLLQDPVPEELVVALQWMVLHFENSFVTLALAEENSRKDLVVETLSPFSGMRRISSRDRLKMLSPNNTYSVDSTDGFTQDRIKRVSSSSSISSLGNNWEFVRKPCESLGHSSLGNLPSLSYGSIYMKLWHGLCNLDNDPHPAVATMSQKVTNHIRNQVKESSAPKEVIETKISSSLSLPPSPSNRTTYLSNSKGESPPTVNSGSDLLRSSRIPSHNNRSRKPIPNTISEEADEVAGIKTPLITSQFVEWSCAQFAQPSVSLENEIESMSDMESRAHYEREWRYLRNKKQRRETREEQLRSVQSKVESQVFHARCPHSPEVLMFHPFEPHLVVALKDCFGVWDCQTGAKLTYCASRGNKMSRITALEFINAHDVSLLMTGSDDGSVRVWKNYSSMLNRDPVLLTAWQALADIQPTTKTTTAGLVTKWEQRSLTLAVTGDVRFVRLWDAETELKKQDIPTGADCCATCIDVDGTGVMMAVGCGDGSVRLFDRRLPPLESRVMIWREHTAWVLSTSLRKFDRSAPQLFTGSSSGDIRIFDLRKNSSISTVQITQGITALAAHEMADIFACGSTNHCISIYNTMGQHLNTIKFHEGFMATRISPVSCLNFHPYRVILAAGCVDSTITAYASEPRR